One Aegilops tauschii subsp. strangulata cultivar AL8/78 chromosome 7, Aet v6.0, whole genome shotgun sequence genomic window carries:
- the LOC109758865 gene encoding F-box protein At3g26010, with translation MAILKSCSVDSDASARGFVPEEIDLGDDVLAEIILRLPLESVARSRCVSKNWCAAIADGYLRCRLPLHMSMICFPDDDGALGGGGRPVYACAGEGRRLEVRDLSFFALHDSVIFCDGCNGLLLCRAPGSPEFYVVSPVTRSWVALPRPAKDARLSVLAFDPLGGQHYHVINFTGWRDRGAAVEVFSSETRAWAARDVEFGGVLAGSLSGSVHCHGGAVYFLASDPDCVVRMDLAAGAGLACTVIDLPEPADGDGRVAHSGGRLHYFCSDGGLLKVWSLEDDRARQWWRLKHAVRVSDVVDGGGGEVRFLAMHPENQAVVYIWSPWKVVEYDLGKREITGAAWEFGKGARNRVVKTWLVPSSCYLSDCFADDGPVLAR, from the coding sequence ATGGCAATCCTCAAGAGTTGTTCCGTCGACAGCGACGCGAGTGCCAGGGGCTTTGTTCCGGAAGAGATCGACCTGGGCGACGACGTGCTCGCCGAGATCATCCTGCGCCTGCCCCTGGAGTCCGTCGCGCGCTCCAGGTGCGTCTCCAAGAACTGGTGCGCCGCCATCGCGGACGGCTACCTCCGCTGCCGGCTCCCCCTGCACATGTCCATGATCTGCTTCCCCGACGACGACGGCGCgcttggcggcggcggcaggcccGTGTACGCGTGCGCCGGCGAGGGCCGCCGGCTCGAGGTCCGGGACCTTAGCTTCTTCGCGCTGCACGACAGCGTCATCTTCTGCGACGGGTGCAACGGCCTGCTCCTCTGCCGCGCCCCCGGCTCGCCGGAGTTCTACGTCGTGAGCCCGGTGACCAGGAGCTGGGTGGCGCTCCCGAGGCCGGCCAAGGACGCGCGGCTCTCCGTGCTGGCGTTCGACCCGCTCGGCGGGCAGCACTACCACGTGATCAACTTCACCGGGTGGCGCGACCGTGGAGCGGCGGTGGAGGTGTTCTCGTCGGAGACGCGGGCGTGGGCCGCGCGCGACGTGGAGTTCGGCGGCGTCCTCGCGGGCTCCCTCTCCGGCTCGGTGCACTGCCACGGCGGCGCTGTGTACTTCCTCGCCTCCGACCCGGACTGCGTCGTCCGCATGGACCTCGCCGCCGGGGCCGGGCTCGCGTGCACGGTCATcgacctccccgagccggcggacGGCGACGGCCGCGTCGCGCACTCCGGCGGCAGGCTGCACTACTTCTGCAGCGACGGCGGGCTGCTCAAAGTCTGGTCCCTCGAGGACGACCGCGCGCGCCAGTGGTGGCGTCTGAAGCACGCCGTGAGAGTCAGCGACGTCGtggacggcggcggtggcgaggtGAGGTTCCTGGCGATGCACCCGGAGAATCAGGCGGTGGTCTACATATGGTCGCCGTGGAAGGTCGTCGAGTACGACCTGGGCAAGCGAGAGATCACCGGCGCGGCGTGGGAGTTCGGCAAGGGCGCGAGGAACCGTGTCGTCAAGACGTGGCTCGTCCCGTCCTCGTGCTACCTTTCGGATTGCTTTGCGGACGATGGTCCGGTACTGGCGCGCTAA
- the LOC120969279 gene encoding uncharacterized protein, which produces MAQGVAAGGGSSTAAGAGASTAADGDPGTANGDQGGAGDGSSVRSAAGGHGAAMQHLPVSSAAGAGHGDAAAGAGHGDAARLGVDAVLGHGAAADLEGMDPNSCYVLKIRLLGNPKKARKEAMCFYFEKVIDSDLTNYEDLVESIIVQYQPRYLEVAHVHYYDEVLKTFPEIKSDQELMYMFEKHAKSKMVQMFIVYWEPSEPYEPIIEYYSDVHIQPKNNVDQDDDSYLRNPIPENEHVGIDEENIYLKEEPKALNVVLLPDKEKDQDYVVDGESEDESEDGSEDESEDETEVEEDEELHEVNHAPNIEYDKDDPPMTEGFIYPNMKEFKLALSQHAIKHEFEYNTEKSAPCRFRGYCKRRDEDNCPWRIHASTTDDFCTVVVKKPFGHDSSSARRKKKVKNATKYWIVRR; this is translated from the exons ATGGCTCAAGGGGTGGCTGCGGGCGGAGGATCAAGCACGGCTGCAGGCGCCGGAGCAAGCACCGCGGCGGACGGCGACCCAGGCACGGCGAACGGCGACCAAGGCGGGGCTGGGGATGGCTCATCGGTGAGGTCCGCTGCTGGCGGCCATGGCGCGGCTATGCAGCACTTGCCGGTGAGCTCAGCTGCGGGCGCAGGCCATGGCGATGCTGCGGCCGGTGCAGGCCATGGCGATGCTGCAAGGTTGGGCGTGGATGCGGTCTTGGGCCACGGTGCGGCTGCAGACTTAGAAGG GATGGATCCAAATTCTTGTTATGTGCTGAAAATTAGATTGCTTGGCAACCCAAAAAAAGCTAGAAAAGAGGCCATGTGTTTTTATTTCGAGAAGGTTATTGATTCCGACTTGACAAATTATGAAGATTTGGTTGAATCAATTATAGTGCAGTACCAGCCACGTTATTTGGAAGTTGCGCATGTTCACTACTATGATGAAGTTCTGAAAACGTTTCCAGAAATAAAATCAGACCAAGAGTTGATGTATATGTTTGAGAAACACGCTAAGTCAAAGATGGTGCAAATGTTCATTGTATATTGGGAACCCTCTGAACCATATGAGCCTATCATTGAGtattatagtgatgtgcatatCCAACCTAAGAACAACGTAGACCAAGATGATGATAGTTATCTTCGCAACCCAATACCGGAGAATGAACATGTTGGGATTGATGAAGAGAATATATATTTGAAGGAAGAACCTAAAGCTCTAAATGTGGTTCTTCTTCCTGATAAAGAAAAGGACCAAGACTATGTTGTTGATGGTGAGAGTGAGGATGAGAGTGAGGATGGGAGTGAGGATGAGAGCGAGGACGAGACTGAAGTAGAGGAGGATGAGGAGTTGCACGAGGTAAATCATGCCCCAAATATAGAGTATGATAAGGATGACCCTCCTATGACTGAAGGTTTCATATATCCCAATATGAAGGAGTTTAAGTTGGCCCTTTCTCAACATGCTATAAAACATGAATTTGAGTATAACACAGAGAAGAGTGCACCATGTAGGTTCAGGGGCTATTGTAAAAGAAGAGATGAAGATAATTGTCCATGGAGGATACATGCTTCTACAACGGATGATTTTTGTACCGTAGTG GTGAAAAAACCTTTTGGTCATGATTCCTCTAGTGCAAGAAGGAAAAAGAAGGTGAAGAATGCAACTAAGTACTGGATTGTGAGAAGGTGA
- the LOC141027069 gene encoding uncharacterized protein gives MAALNFSGSAAVWLQSIQKRLAEFDWETFTSLLCTRFGRDRHQTLIRQFYTVRQTSFVAHYIEKFELIINHLSSYSDSIHPFYFLTRFVEGLRRDIRAVVLVQRPPNLDTACALALLQEEVADGAFGSLSRPPEPPPRGGTPMPLLLLRCARCQWRQQQIAAAQT, from the coding sequence ATGGCGGCCCTGAATTTCTCCGGGTCCGCCGCTGTGTGGCTGCAATCCATACAGAAGCGACTCGCAGAGTTCGACTGGGAAACATTTACCTCATTACTTTGCACTCGTTTTGGGCGCGATCGGCACCAGACGCTGATCAGGCAGTTTTACACTGTTCGCCAAACGTCTTTTGTAGCACATTACATCGAGAAGTTTGAATTGATAATCAATCACTTATCGTCATATTCTGACTCGATCCATCCCTTTTATTTCTTGACTCGTTTCGTCGAGGGGCTGCGGAGGGATATTCGGGCGGTGGTCCTCGTGCAACGACCACCGAACCTGGATACGGCGTGCGCGCTCGCCCTGCTTCAAGAGGAGGTGGCCGATGGCGCGTTCGGCAGCCTTTCACGCCCGCCGGAGCCACCACCACGAGGAGGCACTCCCATGCCGCTTCTCCTCCTCCGGTGCGCTCGGTGCCAGTGGCGCCAGCAGCAGATTGCCGCGGCACAGACGTAG